In Longimicrobiaceae bacterium, the following proteins share a genomic window:
- a CDS encoding MFS transporter has protein sequence MWELYAMWGFVAVFFADFFLTRGASAARAGALSGAVAFAVIGMGGVGSVLAGAWADRLGRERVTIWAMAVSGACALLIGWMLQAPFVLVLIVALVWGFAVVADSAQFSAVVTEVAPSHAVGTALTLQTSLGFLLTTVTIQGVPALRDAVGWPLAFGVLALGPAAGILAMRRLDSLRIQAISATGDPHS, from the coding sequence ATGTGGGAGCTGTATGCCATGTGGGGTTTTGTCGCGGTGTTTTTTGCGGATTTCTTCCTCACCAGGGGGGCGTCCGCCGCGCGTGCCGGAGCCCTCTCCGGGGCGGTGGCGTTCGCGGTGATCGGGATGGGCGGGGTGGGGTCGGTGCTGGCCGGCGCGTGGGCGGACCGGCTGGGGCGGGAGCGCGTGACCATCTGGGCCATGGCCGTGAGCGGGGCGTGCGCGCTGCTCATCGGATGGATGCTGCAGGCCCCGTTCGTGCTCGTACTGATTGTCGCCCTGGTCTGGGGCTTCGCGGTGGTGGCGGACTCCGCGCAGTTCAGTGCCGTGGTCACCGAGGTGGCCCCCTCGCACGCCGTGGGGACGGCGCTCACTCTCCAGACCTCGCTCGGATTCCTGCTCACTACGGTGACGATCCAGGGGGTGCCGGCCCTGCGGGACGCGGTGGGGTGGCCGCTCGCGTTCGGTGTCCTCGCCCTCGGGCCAGCCGCCGGGATCCTCGCGATGCGTCGGCTTGATTCGCTGCGAATTCAAGCCATCTCAGCCACGGGAGACCCTCACTCGTAG